Proteins from a genomic interval of Chelonoidis abingdonii isolate Lonesome George chromosome 7, CheloAbing_2.0, whole genome shotgun sequence:
- the LRRC8D gene encoding volume-regulated anion channel subunit LRRC8D, with protein sequence MFTLAEVASLNDIQPTYRILKPWWDVFMDYLAVVMLMVAIFAGTMQLTKDQVVCLPVLQSAVNSKAQPSIPGNADVTPGFEAATDQDKEMAMRTVSFEHAPTITPDIPLSRTTYSQLQSTVSNQEPKNEKQDSSGRKTNLDYQQYVFINQMCYHLALPWYSKYFPYLALIHTIILMVSSNFWFKYPKTCSKIEHFVSILGKCFESPWTTKALSETACEDSEENKQRLTGAQSLPKHVSTSSDEGSPSASTPMITKTGFKFSAEKPVIEVPSMTILDKKDGEQAKALFEKVRKFRAHVEDSDLIYKLYVVQTVIKTVKFVFILCYTANFVNEISFEHNCKPKVEHLTGYKEFECTHNMAYMLKKLLISYISLICVYGFVCLYTLFWLFRIPLKEYSFEKVREESSFSDIPDVKNDFAFLLHMVDQYDQLYSKRFGVFLSEVSENKLREISLNHEWTFEKLRQHVSRNAQDKQELHLFMLSGVPDAVFDLTDLDVLKLELIPEAKIPAKISQMTNLQELHLCHCPAKVEQTAFSFLRDNLRCLHVKFTDVAEIPAWVYLLKNLRELYLIGNLNSENNKMIGLESLRELRHLKILHVKSNLTKVPTNITDVAPHLTKLIIHNDGTKLVVLNSLKKMMNVAELELQNCELERIPHAIFSLSNLQDLDLKSNSVRTIEEVISFQHLKRLTCLKLWHNKIVNIPSSITHVKNLESLYLSNNKLESLPVAVFSLQKLRCLDVSYNSIAEIPVEIGLLQNLQHLHITGNKVDILPKQLFKCVKLRTLSLGQNCITSIPDKIGQLVQLTHLELKGNCLDRLPAMLGQCRLLRKSGLVVEDHLFDTLPSEVKEVLNQDTSITFANGI encoded by the coding sequence aTGTTTACCCTGGCAGAAGTTGCATCACTTAATGACATTCAACCAACTTACCGCATCCTGAAGCCATGGTGGGATGTATTTATGGATTATCTTGCTGTTGTTATGCTAATGGTTGCCATCTTTGCTGGAACCATGCAGCTGACCAAAGATCAGGTGGTCTGCTTGCCAGTATTGCAATCTGCTGTAAATTCAAAAGCACAACCCAGCATACCAGGGAATGCTGATGTTACACCAGGATTTGAAGCAGCTACTGATCAGGATAAAGAAATGGCAATGAGAACAGTTTCCTTTGAACATGCACCTACCATAACACCAGACATACCACTGAGCAGAACTACCTATTCTCAGTTGCAATCTACTGTATCAAATCAGGAGCCGAAGAATGAGAAACAGGATTCTTCAGGCCGAAAAACCAATTTGGATTATCAGCAATATGTATTTATTAACCAGATGTGCTATCATTTGGCTCTTCCTTGGTATTCAAAGTATTTTCCCTATCTTGCTCTCATACATACTATTATTTTAATGGTCAGTAGCAATTTTTGGTTTAAATATCCCAAAACATGCTCAAAAATTGAACATTTTGTGTCTATATTAGGAAAGTGTTTTGAATCCCCGTGGACTACAAAAGCATTATCTGAAACAGCATGTGAGGACTCTGAGGAGAACAAACAGAGACTAACAGGTGCCCAATCCCTGCCAAAGCATGTTTCCACTAGCAGTGATGAAGGAAGCCCAAGTGCTAGTACTCCCATGATAACCAAGACTGGCTtcaagttttcagctgaaaagccAGTGATTGAGGTTCCCAGCATGACTATTTTagataaaaaagatggagaacaaGCCAAAGCCCTGTTTGAAAAAGTTCGAAAATTCCGGGCCCATGTGGAGGACAGTGACTTGATTTATAAACTCTATGTTGTCCAGACAGTCATCAAGACCGTAAAATTCGTATTTATTCTTTGCTATACAGCTAACTTTGTAAATGAGATTAGTTTTGAGCACAACTGCAAGCCAAAAGTGGAGCATTTGACTGGCTATAAGGAATTTGAGTGCACACACAATATGGCTTATATGTTGAAAAAGCTGCTTATCAGCTACATTTCTCTCATTTGTGTGTATGGTTTTGTTTGTCTGTACACACTCTTCTGGTTGTTTAGAATACCCTTAAAAGAATATTCCTTTGAGAAGGTCAGAGAAGAGAGCAGCTTCAGTGATATTCCTGATGTTAAAAAcgattttgcatttcttttgcacATGGTAGATCAATACGACCAGTTGTACTCCAAGAGATTTGGTGTCTTCTTGTCAGAGGTAAGTGAAAACAAGCTGCGTGAAATTAGTTTAAACCACGAGTGGACGTTTGAAAAGCTTCGTCAGCATGTCTCCCGCAATGCACAGGATAAGCAAGAGCTGCATCTCTTCATGCTGTCAGGGGTCCCTGATGCAGTGTTTGATCTGACAGACCTGGATGTGCTGAAACTTGAGCTGATTCCTGAAGCAAAAATCCCAGCTAAAATCTCCCAGATGACTAACCTTCAAGAGCTTCATCTCTGTCACTGCCCTGCAAAGGTTGAGCAGACTGCTTTCAGCTTCCTCCGTGACAACTTGAGATGCCTTCACGTGAAATTCACAGATGTTGCAGAAATTCCTGCTTGGGTGTATTTGCTCAAAAATCTCCGTGAGTTATACTTGATAGGCAACTTGAATTCTGAAAACAATAAGATGATAGGGCTTGAATCTCTCAGAGAGTTAAGACACCTTAAAATTCTCCATGTGAAGAGCAATTTGACCAAAGTCCCCACCAATATCACAGATGTGGCACCGCACCTAACAAAACTAATAATTCACAATGATGGCACCAAGCTTGTGGTACTGAATAGCCTTAAGAAAATGATGAATGTAGCTGAGTTAGAATTACAGAACTGTGAACTGGAGAGAATTCCACATGCCATTTTCAGTCTGTCTAATTTACAGGATCTGGATTTAAAATCAAATAGCGTACGCACAATTGAAGAAGTCATCAGCTTCCAGCACTTAAAAAGACTTACTTGCTTAAAGTTGTGGCACAATAAAATAGTCAACATTCCTTCCTCCATTACCCATGTAAAGAACTTGGAGTCACTTTATCTCTCCAATAACAAACTCGAATCCTTGCCAGTCGCAGTGTTCAGTTTACAGAAACTCAGATGCTTAGATGTAAGCTATAACTCAATTGCAGAAATTCCAGTGGAAATTGGATTGCTTCAAAATCTGCAGCATTTGCATATCACAGGAAACAAAGTGGATATTTTGCCAAAACAGTTGTTTAAATGTGTGAAATTAAGGACTTTGAGTCTGGGGCAAAACTGTATTACCTCGATCCCAGATAAAATTGGTCAGCTCGTACAGCTAACTCACCTGGAACTGAAGGGAAACTGCTTAGATCGGCTACCAGCTATGCTAGGACAATGTCGGCTTCTCAGGAAAAGCGGGCTTGTTGTGGAAGATCACCTCTTTGACACTTTGCCTTCAGAAGTTAAAGAAGTATTGAATCAAGACACAAGCATTACCTTTGCTAATGGGATTTAA